A region from the Sphingomonas sp. S2-65 genome encodes:
- a CDS encoding M23 family metallopeptidase: MFLRNDHELNPGGGGTAALARAHVPASVSTALIVRPRIGTFDLAPDLGAQIGSLTWFRGVATCIGLCTLTWLLAPGLENPIYGSVPAPLKGADWEAAQAQAIKPLGQGATTGYRVAATRLVAPLTDTPERPILESTAKLASGDALLGVLQRSGVGKADAARVGSLVTEALALGEIQPGTLLDLTLGRRADKTQPRPLEKLAFRAKFDLKLEVARGGSGLSLKQIPIAIDHTPLRIQGAIGGSLYRSARAAGAPAKAVEAYIKTLASRVPVSGLDSGCKFDIIVGQARAETGEVQLGNLMYAGLSGCSRKVQLLPWQTGGKTEWFDGLGRGNSSGMMAMPAPGRFSSSFGMRRHPILGYVRMHRGVDIAAPWGSPVFAASDGTVQVAGRSSGYGNFIKVNHGNGFGTGYGHLSRILVHSGEHVRKGQQIGAVGNTGLSTGPHLHYEMYKNGVAVNPRSVSFNSMRQLSGDDLGAFRAKLSHLLAVPIGRGAQKDED; encoded by the coding sequence TTGTTCCTGCGGAACGACCATGAACTGAATCCAGGTGGCGGCGGCACGGCAGCGTTGGCGCGTGCGCATGTGCCCGCCAGCGTGAGCACTGCTCTGATCGTGCGGCCGCGGATCGGTACGTTCGACCTCGCGCCGGACCTGGGCGCGCAGATCGGTTCGTTGACCTGGTTCCGCGGCGTTGCGACTTGTATCGGCCTGTGCACGCTGACCTGGCTGTTGGCGCCTGGCCTCGAGAACCCGATATATGGCAGCGTTCCCGCGCCCTTGAAGGGCGCCGATTGGGAAGCCGCCCAAGCCCAGGCGATCAAGCCGCTGGGCCAGGGCGCCACCACCGGCTACCGCGTCGCCGCGACGCGGCTGGTAGCGCCGCTGACCGACACGCCAGAACGGCCGATCCTGGAATCCACCGCCAAGCTAGCTTCGGGCGACGCTCTGCTGGGCGTGTTGCAGCGATCCGGAGTGGGCAAGGCCGATGCCGCACGGGTCGGCTCGCTGGTAACCGAAGCCTTGGCGTTGGGCGAGATCCAGCCCGGCACGTTGCTGGACCTGACGCTGGGCCGCCGCGCCGACAAGACGCAGCCGCGGCCACTGGAAAAGCTCGCCTTTCGTGCCAAGTTCGACCTGAAGCTGGAGGTCGCGCGCGGCGGCAGCGGGCTTTCGCTCAAGCAGATCCCGATCGCGATCGACCATACGCCGCTGCGCATTCAGGGCGCGATTGGCGGCAGCCTGTACCGCTCGGCTCGCGCTGCCGGCGCACCGGCCAAGGCAGTCGAGGCCTATATCAAGACGCTGGCGAGCCGCGTCCCGGTTTCGGGTCTCGATTCCGGTTGCAAGTTCGACATCATCGTTGGCCAGGCACGTGCCGAAACCGGCGAAGTGCAGCTGGGCAACCTGATGTATGCTGGGCTGTCGGGCTGTTCGAGGAAAGTGCAGCTTCTGCCGTGGCAAACCGGCGGCAAAACCGAATGGTTCGACGGGCTGGGCCGCGGCAACAGCAGCGGCATGATGGCGATGCCGGCGCCCGGCCGCTTCTCGTCGAGCTTCGGCATGCGCAGGCATCCGATCCTCGGCTATGTCCGCATGCATCGCGGCGTGGACATCGCCGCACCCTGGGGCTCGCCGGTGTTCGCCGCAAGCGACGGAACCGTGCAGGTCGCCGGACGCAGCTCGGGCTATGGCAACTTCATCAAGGTGAACCATGGCAACGGCTTCGGCACCGGCTATGGCCATCTCAGCCGGATCCTGGTGCACAGCGGTGAGCATGTCCGCAAGGGCCAGCAGATCGGCGCGGTCGGCAATACCGGCCTGTCGACCGGTCCGCACCTTCATTACGAGATGTACAAGAACGGCGTCGCGGTGAACCCGCGCTCGGTGTCGTTCAATTCGATGCGCCAGCTAAGCGGCGACGATCTGGGCGCGTTCCGGGCGAAGCTGAGCCATTTGCTGGCCGTGCCGATCGGCCGGGGCGCGCAGAAGGACGAGGACTGA
- a CDS encoding helicase-related protein encodes MSQFARSPITAVLGPTNTGKTHLAVERMCGHASGMIGFPLRLLAREVYDRVVKMKGVENVGLITGEEKILPPKARWFLCTAESMPLEREVAFVGLDEAQLGADPERGHVFTDRLLRARGFAETMILGSESLKPMLKALVPDAEVIGRPRFSTLSYAGAKKLSRLPRRSAIVAFSAEEVYAVAEALRRLRGGAAVVMGALSPRTRNAQVAMFQAGEVDYLVATDAIGMGLNMDVAHVAFASLHKFDGRRQRRLTVAEMAQIAGRAGRHQRDGTFGALSEEGPSAFAPEEVLAIEGHQVARLEHLFWRQGQPDHASIDALIASLEAKPDAEVLRPAPQAIDLLVLKRLAEETWVRDRVRSPRMVARLWAACGLPDFRKLGADPHARFVGRVFGHLSEGNGHVPHQWFADELQRLDNMAGDVEVLAGRIAAARSWAYIAHRPDWLQDPLHWAERTRGVEEKLSDALHASLTQRFVDRRTTVLLRQIGADASDLPVTIGPEGEVTVEEHPLGKLAGFRFTVAPDARAADKRMLLAAAEKRLASELRRRGEALAEVEDQALSMVGTILSWNGTGVAELKTGASIARPKIVLDRALGVLDAPLRAAVQARLERWFAEQLSRHLPVFANLDATLRDAQAGAPLRALAHALLDAGGLMPRRAAAHLVEALDGDARKRLRKIGITIGTLDLFAPALLKPAAGRWRRELMGLAEAPRDGATVLPRSAPGADLPHGFRPLGPQAVRVDLVERIARAAHDSRQGRKPFTPDPALATSIGVKPETLARLMAQLGFRTAKTQEGEPARWIWQGLTPVAKPQAPPSNNAFAALAGLRDG; translated from the coding sequence ATGAGCCAGTTCGCGCGTTCTCCCATCACCGCCGTGCTGGGCCCGACCAACACCGGAAAGACCCATCTCGCGGTGGAGCGGATGTGCGGCCATGCCAGCGGCATGATCGGCTTCCCGCTGCGGCTGCTCGCGCGCGAAGTCTATGACCGCGTGGTCAAGATGAAGGGCGTCGAAAATGTCGGTCTGATCACCGGCGAGGAAAAGATCCTGCCGCCGAAGGCGCGCTGGTTCCTGTGCACCGCCGAGAGCATGCCGCTCGAACGCGAAGTCGCGTTCGTCGGCCTCGACGAGGCCCAACTCGGCGCCGATCCAGAGCGCGGCCATGTCTTCACCGACCGCCTGCTGCGCGCCCGGGGTTTCGCGGAAACGATGATCCTCGGTTCCGAGAGCCTCAAGCCCATGCTCAAGGCGCTGGTGCCCGACGCCGAGGTGATCGGGCGCCCGCGCTTTTCGACGCTCAGCTACGCCGGCGCGAAGAAACTCTCTCGCCTTCCGCGCCGCTCGGCGATCGTCGCGTTCAGCGCCGAGGAAGTCTATGCCGTGGCCGAGGCGCTGCGCCGTCTGCGTGGCGGCGCAGCGGTGGTAATGGGCGCGCTCAGCCCACGCACCCGCAATGCGCAGGTGGCGATGTTTCAGGCCGGTGAGGTCGACTATCTCGTCGCCACCGACGCGATCGGCATGGGGCTCAACATGGACGTCGCCCATGTCGCCTTCGCCTCGCTCCACAAGTTCGACGGTCGCCGCCAACGCCGCCTGACGGTCGCCGAAATGGCACAGATCGCCGGCCGCGCCGGCCGCCATCAGCGCGACGGCACCTTTGGCGCGCTCAGTGAGGAAGGCCCAAGCGCCTTCGCGCCGGAGGAAGTGCTGGCGATCGAGGGGCATCAAGTGGCCCGGCTGGAACATCTCTTCTGGCGGCAGGGTCAGCCCGATCATGCCAGCATCGACGCGCTGATCGCCAGCCTGGAGGCGAAGCCCGACGCGGAGGTGCTCCGCCCCGCACCCCAGGCGATCGACCTGCTGGTGCTCAAGCGGCTGGCGGAGGAGACCTGGGTCCGCGATCGCGTCCGCTCGCCGCGCATGGTCGCCAGGCTCTGGGCAGCGTGCGGCCTGCCCGATTTCCGGAAGCTCGGCGCCGATCCGCACGCGCGCTTCGTCGGCCGCGTCTTCGGGCACCTTTCCGAAGGCAATGGCCATGTGCCGCACCAATGGTTTGCCGACGAGCTTCAGCGGCTCGACAACATGGCGGGCGACGTCGAGGTCCTTGCCGGCCGCATCGCCGCCGCGCGCAGCTGGGCCTATATCGCCCACCGCCCCGACTGGCTGCAGGATCCGCTCCACTGGGCCGAGCGCACGCGCGGCGTCGAGGAGAAGTTGTCCGACGCACTCCATGCCAGCCTGACCCAGCGCTTCGTCGACCGGCGCACCACCGTGCTGCTCCGTCAGATCGGTGCCGATGCCAGTGACCTTCCTGTCACCATCGGGCCCGAAGGCGAAGTGACGGTCGAGGAGCATCCGCTCGGCAAGCTCGCCGGCTTCCGCTTCACCGTCGCGCCCGATGCACGCGCCGCCGACAAGCGCATGCTGCTGGCCGCCGCTGAAAAGCGCCTGGCGAGCGAGCTTCGCCGCCGCGGCGAGGCGCTGGCCGAGGTGGAGGATCAGGCGCTGTCGATGGTCGGCACTATCCTCAGCTGGAACGGCACTGGCGTCGCCGAGCTCAAGACCGGGGCCAGCATTGCGCGCCCCAAGATCGTGCTCGACCGCGCGCTCGGCGTGCTCGACGCGCCCTTGCGTGCTGCAGTGCAAGCGCGGCTGGAGCGCTGGTTCGCCGAGCAACTGTCTCGGCATCTGCCCGTCTTCGCCAACCTCGACGCGACGCTGCGCGATGCGCAGGCCGGTGCTCCCTTGCGTGCGCTCGCCCATGCCCTGCTCGATGCCGGCGGGCTGATGCCGCGCCGCGCCGCTGCGCATCTGGTCGAGGCGCTGGACGGCGACGCCCGCAAGCGGCTGCGCAAGATCGGCATCACCATCGGCACGCTCGACCTGTTCGCCCCTGCACTGCTCAAGCCCGCCGCGGGGCGCTGGCGACGCGAGCTGATGGGCCTGGCCGAGGCGCCGCGCGACGGCGCCACCGTCCTGCCCCGCAGCGCTCCGGGCGCCGATCTGCCGCACGGCTTCCGCCCGCTAGGCCCTCAGGCGGTGCGCGTCGACCTGGTCGAGCGTATCGCCCGTGCCGCGCATGACAGCCGTCAGGGACGCAAGCCCTTCACCCCCGATCCTGCGCTTGCCACGTCGATCGGCGTGAAGCCCGAAACGCTTGCCCGGCTGATGGCACAACTCGGCTTTCGCACCGCCAAGACGCAGGAAGGCGAGCCTGCACGCTGGATCTGGCAGGGGCTGACTCCCGTCGCCAAGCCCCAGGCGCCGCCCAGCAACAACGCCTTCGCCGCGCTAGCCGGACTGCGCGATGGATAA
- a CDS encoding RNA-binding S4 domain-containing protein: MDKSGTMRVDRFLWFARLVKTRSAAQAIAEKGTLRIDGRRVERSAAPVHVGSVLAFPLYGAIRVVRVEQLPARRGPPAEGRACYQDLVSGAGEGANVSQDAASD, translated from the coding sequence ATGGATAAGTCCGGCACCATGCGTGTCGATCGTTTCCTATGGTTCGCGCGACTGGTGAAGACTCGCAGCGCCGCGCAGGCGATTGCGGAAAAGGGCACCTTGCGGATCGACGGGCGTCGGGTCGAACGTTCGGCGGCACCCGTGCATGTCGGATCGGTGCTGGCTTTCCCGCTATATGGCGCGATCCGCGTGGTCCGAGTCGAGCAGCTGCCGGCGCGCCGCGGCCCTCCCGCCGAAGGCCGCGCCTGTTATCAGGATCTTGTCAGCGGTGCGGGCGAGGGTGCAAACGTGTCGCAGGATGCCGCATCCGATTGA
- the fdxA gene encoding ferredoxin FdxA: MTYVVTDACIRCKYMDCVEVCPVDCFYEGENMLVINPSECIDCGVCEPECPAEAILPDTENGLEKWLELNRTYSEQWPNITVKGEAPADADAMKNETDKFDKYFSAEPGSGS, translated from the coding sequence ATGACTTATGTCGTCACCGACGCCTGCATCCGGTGCAAGTACATGGACTGCGTCGAAGTCTGTCCGGTCGACTGCTTCTATGAGGGCGAGAACATGCTCGTCATCAATCCCAGCGAATGCATCGATTGCGGCGTGTGCGAGCCCGAGTGCCCGGCCGAGGCGATCCTTCCGGATACCGAGAACGGTTTGGAAAAGTGGCTGGAGCTCAACCGCACCTATTCGGAGCAGTGGCCCAACATCACCGTGAAGGGCGAGGCGCCCGCCGATGCCGACGCGATGAAGAACGAAACCGACAAGTTCGACAAGTATTTCTCGGCGGAGCCCGGCAGCGGTTCCTGA
- a CDS encoding CarD family transcriptional regulator has protein sequence MAAKALSFDVGDYVVYPKHGVGRVVELLKQEIAGMQLELYVLRFEKEKMTLRVPTNKAESVGMRKLSSDKTLREALETLKGKPKVKRTMWSRRAQEYEAKINSGDLVSIAEVVRDLFRAEDQPEQSYSERQIFEGAASRLARELAAMEETDEPAALNKILDILRKSAAIWNKDKVPA, from the coding sequence ATGGCTGCCAAGGCGCTGTCCTTCGATGTCGGCGATTATGTCGTTTACCCCAAGCACGGCGTAGGCCGTGTTGTCGAACTGTTGAAGCAGGAAATTGCGGGCATGCAGCTCGAGCTGTACGTCCTGCGCTTCGAAAAAGAAAAGATGACGCTCCGTGTGCCTACCAACAAGGCCGAGAGCGTCGGCATGCGCAAGCTGTCGAGCGACAAGACGTTGCGTGAAGCGCTCGAGACGCTGAAGGGCAAGCCCAAGGTCAAGCGCACCATGTGGTCGCGCCGCGCCCAGGAATATGAAGCGAAGATCAATTCGGGCGATCTGGTGTCGATCGCCGAAGTGGTCCGCGACTTGTTCCGTGCCGAGGACCAGCCCGAGCAGAGCTATTCCGAGCGTCAGATCTTCGAAGGTGCGGCCTCGCGCCTCGCCCGCGAGCTTGCCGCGATGGAAGAGACCGACGAGCCGGCCGCGCTCAACAAGATTCTCGATATCCTGCGCAAGTCCGCAGCGATCTGGAACAAGGACAAGGTCCCGGCCTGA
- a CDS encoding head GIN domain-containing protein, with the protein MRLLLIAAMLPLAACHSNAERKEGHAAQPQGTGGTRSFSVANFDSIDLRGPDDVDVKVGPRFSVTAEGDTAVLDTLDIRVVNGDLRIGREKGSTWFGKDNGAVRIHVVAPRISDTTIAGSGNLSVDRVEGDVDASIAGSGNLVIGAMQATDAELSIAGSGNMKVAGGTQRLVVNIAGSGDVDSTGLTATSGDVSVAGSGSLRGRVKGDVSVSLIGSGDVELTGGARCKTSALGAGEARCS; encoded by the coding sequence ATGCGCCTGTTGCTGATCGCCGCGATGCTGCCGCTGGCAGCCTGCCATTCCAATGCCGAGCGCAAGGAAGGCCATGCCGCCCAGCCGCAGGGAACCGGCGGCACGCGCAGCTTCAGCGTCGCCAATTTCGACAGCATCGACTTGCGCGGCCCCGACGATGTCGACGTGAAGGTCGGCCCGCGCTTTTCGGTCACGGCGGAGGGCGATACGGCCGTGCTCGATACTCTCGACATCCGGGTCGTCAATGGCGATCTGCGGATCGGCCGCGAGAAGGGCAGCACCTGGTTCGGCAAGGACAATGGCGCCGTGCGCATCCATGTCGTCGCCCCGCGGATCAGCGACACTACCATCGCGGGTTCGGGCAATCTCAGCGTCGACCGGGTCGAAGGCGATGTCGATGCGTCGATCGCCGGTTCGGGCAATCTCGTGATCGGCGCGATGCAGGCGACCGACGCCGAGCTCTCGATCGCCGGCTCGGGCAACATGAAGGTCGCCGGCGGCACGCAGCGGCTGGTGGTCAATATCGCCGGCTCGGGCGACGTCGATTCCACCGGGCTCACCGCCACCAGCGGCGACGTGTCGGTCGCCGGCTCGGGCAGCCTCCGCGGCCGCGTGAAGGGCGATGTCTCGGTCTCGCTGATCGGTTCGGGCGATGTCGAGCTGACTGGCGGCGCGCGCTGCAAGACCAGCGCGCTCGGCGCCGGCGAGGCGCGCTGCAGCTGA
- a CDS encoding GIN domain-containing protein yields MRILALAPLLTLAAAAPAEQRSYMITSFDRLRVEGPFEVEVVAGSPRAAAIGDRRTLDALSIRVDAGTLVVNTGVTGGARSAGLAKIRIGAPALRAVTITGGAKVRIAELRASRLDLAVNALGTLDVASLLADDVRATLTGEGAMSLAGASARLRVRNLGTGSFDAAALTAEDADLVAQGDGGIRVGVRYTARATALGTGAILVSGHPRCTTSGPGPVTCEGNKPRAPASTP; encoded by the coding sequence ATGCGCATCCTCGCTCTGGCTCCCCTGCTGACGCTCGCCGCCGCCGCTCCGGCCGAACAACGCAGCTACATGATCACCAGCTTCGATCGGCTCCGCGTCGAGGGGCCGTTCGAAGTGGAAGTCGTCGCGGGATCGCCGCGCGCGGCGGCGATCGGGGACCGCCGCACGCTCGACGCGCTCTCGATCCGTGTCGATGCCGGCACCTTGGTGGTCAATACCGGCGTGACCGGCGGCGCCCGCTCGGCGGGCCTCGCGAAAATCCGGATCGGCGCACCCGCATTGCGCGCCGTGACGATCACCGGCGGCGCCAAGGTCCGCATCGCCGAGCTTCGCGCCAGCCGCCTCGATCTGGCAGTCAACGCGCTCGGCACGCTCGACGTCGCGTCGCTGCTTGCCGACGACGTCCGCGCCACGTTGACCGGGGAAGGCGCCATGTCCCTCGCCGGCGCATCGGCGCGCCTGCGCGTCCGCAACCTGGGCACCGGCAGTTTCGACGCTGCTGCGCTCACGGCGGAAGACGCCGATCTCGTCGCGCAGGGCGATGGCGGCATCCGCGTCGGCGTCCGCTATACCGCGCGCGCCACCGCGCTGGGCACCGGCGCGATCCTGGTATCGGGCCATCCTCGCTGCACCACCAGCGGCCCCGGTCCGGTCACCTGCGAGGGCAACAAGCCCCGCGCGCCCGCTTCCACGCCCTAG
- the pdeM gene encoding ligase-associated DNA damage response endonuclease PdeM: MVPLSFAGHEFRALAQGALYWPARGALLVADLHFEKGSWFASKGQMLPPYDSLATLSELTALVERVAPRELWCLGDSFHDSAGCERLPAQARTMLTGLTGRLDWHWITGNHDAALVDHCGGTIHDEAVIDGVVLRHEADPRDPRPELSGHFHPKLRVTVRGRQIARRCFVATGTKLILPAFGALTGGLDAHHPEIVRAVGTGAQALVALEDRLLRFPIAA; the protein is encoded by the coding sequence ATGGTTCCCCTTTCGTTCGCCGGTCATGAGTTTCGCGCACTGGCGCAGGGCGCGCTGTATTGGCCGGCGCGCGGCGCGCTGCTGGTCGCCGACCTGCATTTCGAAAAGGGCAGCTGGTTCGCGAGCAAGGGGCAGATGCTGCCGCCTTATGACTCGCTGGCGACGCTGAGCGAACTCACGGCGCTGGTCGAGCGCGTCGCGCCGCGCGAATTGTGGTGCCTGGGCGACAGCTTTCACGATTCGGCGGGATGCGAGCGGCTGCCGGCGCAGGCGCGCACGATGCTGACCGGGCTTACCGGGCGGCTCGACTGGCACTGGATCACCGGCAATCACGACGCGGCGCTGGTCGATCATTGCGGCGGGACGATCCATGACGAAGCCGTGATCGACGGCGTGGTGCTGCGCCACGAGGCCGATCCGCGCGACCCCCGCCCTGAACTTTCGGGGCATTTCCATCCCAAGCTGCGCGTGACGGTGCGTGGGCGGCAGATCGCCCGGCGCTGCTTCGTGGCGACGGGCACCAAGCTGATCCTGCCGGCTTTTGGCGCGCTGACCGGCGGGCTGGACGCGCATCATCCCGAGATCGTCCGGGCCGTGGGCACCGGCGCGCAGGCGCTGGTGGCGCTGGAAGACCGGCTGCTGCGCTTCCCGATCGCCGCCTAG
- a CDS encoding M20/M25/M40 family metallo-hydrolase, protein MTDSAMPLNYVDTHIDAALDRLFALMRVPSISTDPAFAEHCRTAAQLLADELSGLGFDARVAPTPGHPMVVAHHDGPENERAPHVLFYGHYDVQPVDPIELWRRDPFDPAIETRADGAKMIVGRGASDDKGQLRTFLEACRAWKETVGTLPCRVTILFEGEEESGSESLEPFLHAAADELKADFALICDTSMWDTETPGLTIGLRGMAGGQVTVHGPSRDLHSGLYGGPARNPLQLLATILADLKDAEGRVTLDGFYDGVPELSADVQASWDALGFDAAQFLGDVGLSVPAGETGYGALEQSWARPTAEINGMWGGYIGEGFKTVIPAEAHAKLSFRLVGDQDPDQVWDAFQAHVRARLPADCTATFKARGGSRAISLASNSAPVAATRAALDAEWGKSALLASGGSIPVVNSIKTVLGMDSVMVGFALNDDQIHSPNEKYDLKSFHKGIRSWVRILERLGAMQAAETQEAVPA, encoded by the coding sequence ATGACAGACTCGGCCATGCCTCTGAACTACGTCGACACGCATATCGACGCCGCGCTCGATCGCCTGTTCGCGCTGATGCGCGTGCCTTCCATCTCGACCGATCCGGCTTTTGCCGAGCATTGCCGGACTGCCGCGCAACTGCTCGCCGACGAGCTGAGCGGGCTGGGCTTCGACGCGCGCGTGGCGCCGACGCCGGGGCATCCGATGGTGGTGGCGCATCATGACGGCCCGGAGAATGAGCGCGCGCCGCACGTGCTGTTTTATGGCCATTATGACGTCCAGCCAGTCGATCCGATCGAGCTTTGGCGGCGCGACCCCTTCGATCCGGCAATCGAGACGCGCGCCGATGGCGCGAAGATGATCGTCGGGCGCGGCGCATCGGACGACAAGGGCCAGCTGCGCACCTTCCTCGAGGCGTGCCGCGCCTGGAAGGAAACCGTTGGCACGCTGCCATGCCGGGTGACCATCCTGTTCGAAGGCGAAGAGGAATCGGGTTCGGAAAGCCTGGAGCCGTTCCTCCACGCCGCGGCGGACGAGCTGAAGGCGGATTTCGCGCTGATCTGCGACACGTCGATGTGGGACACCGAGACGCCCGGGCTGACCATCGGCCTGCGCGGCATGGCCGGGGGCCAGGTGACGGTGCACGGCCCGAGCCGCGACTTGCATTCGGGGCTGTATGGCGGCCCGGCGCGCAATCCGCTCCAATTGCTCGCGACGATCCTGGCCGATCTGAAGGATGCCGAGGGCCGGGTGACGCTGGACGGCTTTTATGACGGCGTTCCCGAGCTGAGCGCCGACGTGCAGGCGAGCTGGGACGCGCTGGGCTTCGATGCCGCGCAGTTCCTGGGCGATGTGGGGCTGAGCGTGCCCGCCGGCGAGACCGGCTATGGCGCGCTCGAGCAGAGCTGGGCGCGGCCGACCGCCGAGATCAACGGGATGTGGGGCGGCTATATCGGCGAAGGCTTCAAGACCGTGATCCCGGCCGAGGCGCATGCCAAGCTGAGCTTCCGGCTGGTCGGCGACCAGGATCCGGACCAGGTCTGGGACGCGTTCCAGGCGCATGTCCGCGCGCGGCTGCCGGCCGACTGCACCGCCACGTTCAAGGCACGCGGCGGATCGCGGGCGATCAGCCTGGCCAGCAACAGCGCGCCGGTGGCCGCCACGCGCGCGGCGCTGGATGCCGAGTGGGGCAAGTCCGCGCTGCTGGCGAGCGGCGGATCGATCCCGGTGGTCAATTCCATCAAGACGGTCCTGGGGATGGACAGCGTCATGGTCGGCTTCGCGCTCAACGACGACCAGATCCATTCGCCCAACGAGAAATACGACCTGAAGAGCTTCCACAAGGGCATCCGATCCTGGGTGCGCATCCTGGAACGGCTGGGCGCGATGCAGGCTGCGGAGACGCAGGAGGCCGTGCCCGCCTGA
- a CDS encoding transcriptional regulator, with protein sequence MIVFLDFEASSLSKHSYPIEVGWVFEDGRSEAHLIRPAPEWTEWDPASEAIHHIPRAQLERDGTPHDHVAARMIDMLAGHELFASAPSWDGKWLSTLLRAAGLPRHSLRLRDSDDLLLETAREALRPRVIAARLEEEAANLVALAQVRAADAPPAHRALADAAEERERWLAVRAAGQAVG encoded by the coding sequence ATGATCGTCTTTCTCGACTTCGAAGCTTCGTCGCTGTCCAAGCACAGCTATCCGATCGAAGTCGGCTGGGTGTTCGAGGATGGTCGCTCCGAGGCGCATCTGATCCGGCCCGCACCCGAATGGACCGAATGGGACCCGGCTTCCGAGGCGATCCACCATATTCCGCGCGCGCAGCTGGAGCGCGACGGCACACCGCATGACCACGTCGCGGCGCGGATGATCGACATGCTGGCCGGGCACGAATTGTTCGCCAGCGCACCTTCGTGGGACGGCAAGTGGCTGAGCACGCTGCTGCGCGCGGCGGGGCTGCCGCGGCATAGCCTGAGGCTGCGCGACAGCGACGATTTGTTGCTGGAGACGGCGCGCGAAGCGCTGCGGCCGCGAGTGATTGCGGCGCGGCTGGAGGAGGAAGCGGCCAATCTGGTGGCGCTTGCGCAAGTGCGTGCGGCGGATGCGCCGCCGGCACACCGGGCGCTGGCCGATGCCGCGGAGGAGCGCGAGCGGTGGCTGGCGGTGCGGGCTGCCGGCCAAGCCGTGGGATAG
- a CDS encoding MBL fold metallo-hydrolase, whose product MKIHHLNCGTDCPLGGALFDGRSVGVTGRLVCHCLLLETDAHGLVLIDTGYGLRDVDHPHRDPARITRAMRTMLNIQLREEDTALRQIQALGFTAQDVRHIVLTHLDFDHAGGLEDFPFATVHVMDKEFAAATGPRTGFVPRNRYRPAQFDEVQNWRHYASTGEPWFGFDAVRGLEGLPPEILMVPLPGHTWGHAGVAIDRGREGWLLHAGDAYFYRGEMRQAKRHCTPGLRGYQTLMEVSREHRMANQARLRTLSIEQADAVKLVCAHDPVEFERAVAGKLM is encoded by the coding sequence TTGAAGATCCATCATTTGAATTGCGGGACCGATTGCCCGCTGGGTGGCGCGCTGTTCGACGGACGCAGCGTCGGAGTGACCGGGCGATTGGTATGCCATTGCCTGCTGCTCGAGACCGACGCGCATGGGCTGGTGTTGATCGACACCGGCTATGGCCTGCGCGACGTGGACCATCCCCATCGCGACCCCGCCCGGATCACCCGCGCGATGCGGACCATGCTCAACATCCAGCTGCGCGAGGAAGATACCGCGCTTCGCCAGATCCAGGCGCTGGGGTTCACCGCGCAGGATGTGCGGCATATCGTGCTGACGCATCTCGACTTCGACCATGCCGGCGGGCTGGAGGATTTTCCCTTCGCGACCGTGCATGTGATGGACAAGGAGTTCGCCGCCGCGACCGGGCCGCGCACCGGCTTCGTACCGCGCAACCGCTATCGCCCGGCACAGTTCGACGAGGTGCAGAACTGGCGCCACTATGCGAGCACGGGGGAGCCGTGGTTCGGGTTCGACGCGGTGCGCGGGCTGGAGGGACTGCCGCCCGAAATCCTGATGGTGCCGCTGCCCGGGCATACTTGGGGGCACGCAGGCGTGGCGATCGACCGCGGGCGCGAAGGCTGGCTGCTCCACGCCGGCGACGCCTATTTCTACCGCGGCGAGATGCGGCAGGCCAAGCGGCACTGCACGCCCGGGCTGCGCGGGTATCAGACGCTGATGGAGGTTTCGCGCGAGCACCGCATGGCGAACCAGGCGCGGTTGCGCACGCTCTCGATCGAGCAAGCGGACGCGGTGAAGCTGGTGTGCGCGCATGATCCGGTGGAGTTCGAGCGGGCGGTGGCGGGGAAGTTGATGTAA